DNA from Larimichthys crocea isolate SSNF chromosome XIII, L_crocea_2.0, whole genome shotgun sequence:
TTGTCAGCGTGAATAAATgtcatatctctctctctgctgcaggtctggTGTCTGCTTCACGTACACGCTGGTATCACTATCGGGTTGTATTGTTCAGTCCAATTTTAGATGTGCTTCTTGTGTTCTGCAGCACCTGTTGCTTCATCCCATCAAAGATGCCACTGAGTTCCATAGATATACCTTTCCAAAAGTCTCTTTTAAAGGTTTCACAAGTTGTCAGTGattatttctaaataaaaattaaaacttttatttattttagaaaaaaaattatttcattaATGGTTTTTCACATATTNNNNNNNACATAGTTAAGTTGTTGATGAATGTTTCTCGGGCTGCGTCCTCTGGAACcttctttatgttttcttattAATCAAAAGGTGGGTAATGTTGGAGGAAGACGTACTGTTCATAACTCAAATGTGGCCTTTTTAAAGCCATTATATGTGGATAGTTGTATGAGGGGTTATTATGAATTATCATATTAACACATTACTAAATTATGTGTGAGGTTTACTATATTTGTTGTAAAgttattgcatttattttaaatgtaactcTAGCAACAACTCAAACCTTTGATAAGTTTGggatttcctttttctttctttagctTTAAAGGTTTCAAGTGACTCCTGACCCCCTCATGACCTGCATCAGACACACTGATATTTTAGTCAAGAAAGATCAAGGACTCTGAAGTGGAGGGCTTGAAGTAACAATAGCAGTGGAGGTTGTCCTTacagtgcagtgttttgttgttatcaGAGCTTCAGCTTTATATTTACAAGTATATATGAAGACCTTGAAGTACCTTTTTGAAATGCCTTTATCTTAATTTGTAATTTTGCACCTTTTAAGTAAAGTCCACTTGACTTTATatgatactgtatgtgtaactTATGAACTGTATCCTATGAGAAATTCAAGTTAACAAggagtttattttatttaaccaagTCCAGTACAGATTTTTAAAGACACTATAATACAAATTGGAGTTTCAAACATCAAACCTTTCTTGTATTTTCATTAAGGcgcacattcatacacatacacacacattggaATATATACAACGATGGAAGTGgttggaaaaatacaaaaatatagcACCTTACTGAGTATATTTTGTATTAGATTTAAATTtatacacaaaaatacattgCAGCATAATGTCAAGCATGTtgcattcattaaaaaacactaCTCCAGAAACAGTTTTATAAAGACAAAGCTTATCTCTCCCCTCTTCCTTCCCTGATAATCTCCTCTGTCACCCCTCCTGCCTCCCTTATTTTTCTggcctctttctctgcctcctctgccttcctctcctcctctctctccgtctccatTAGCCATGGCCCTCCCAGGTAGCTCAGGATCTCCTCTGGGTTTCCTCTGCGTTTGGGCTCAGGGTGGAGCAGCTCCTTGAAAAGAGTCATCGCTAGTGCACTGAGACCGTCaaactgtggaggaggagggttgtcCATTTGTTCTGTCTTCAtgattgtgtaactgtctatTTCCTCCACATCAATCCACTCACCATCCCTGATCTTCCCCTCCTTTTCAGCCTCACGGTTAAACCACTCCTTGTATCTACGGTAGCCACGGTCATCAAGGGTGCTCTCCTCCCACGGAAAGCAGCTAGTTAAGAGGCAGTAGACAAGTACACCAAGTGCCCAGCTGTCAATACAGGGCTCCACTGTTATCCAAAtgtcctccatctcctcttcatTCCCATCACGCTGCCTCCTCTCCCACTCCTTCTCAGCCTTCTTGGCAGGTTCCACCTCTGGAGTACAGAAGGGCGACTCATACCAGACAGCACGAACAGTGGAGCCAATGGCCCGGGTAAGGCCAAAGTCACCCAGTTTGACCCAGCGGCAGGCACTGTCACAGAGGAAGATATTCTCAGGTTTGATATCACGGTGGACGAAGCCCAGGGAGTGCAGATGTGTAACGGCACCACTCAGCTGGGCCATCACCCTCTGGACACACTCTTCACCCACCCCGACCTGAAACAGCAGGACAGTTTGGATCAGCATTGACTCAACGTCGGAAAACTCTCTATAGAGTCGTACAACATTTCATATCAGATGACAGATGGAAATGAGGTGAAATGTGGCGAGAACATTACACGAAAGCCAAACAAGATCTGCGTCATCAGCCATGTTGATGACGCTCTTGGAAACCCCTGCTACTCAGAAAGCACAGGGGCCCTTATTCTTATCACTACTCTATTATGTTACTGgcagtgacacagacacagaagaggGCGAGCTGGAAGCCTTTATCTGTCTCAAAAGGACTTGGTCAGCAGTTACAGTTTCCATGAAATCCCTATGAGAAAGCCACACTGCAGACATGAAGTTTAAACCTTTGAACTTCAGTTCAAATTTGCCTGTCATGCAGATGTCAATCTACAACCTCATCTTcttgaaattacatttatatcgCTGAATTATTGTTGCAGGCAACATTTTTCCAGTAAAGAAAGTGCTGTGTTCTTTTTGCAGCAAAAGCATTTTGGTTAAGATTAGGAAAAGATTGTGATTTCGATGAAATGTTGATGAACTAAACAGGTTTCTTCTCCTGCTTTATGTCACTGGTGATACTTGTGAAATTGTATTGCAGATATTGGTGGGAAAACAAATGCAGTCAAATTGTCAGTAAATCATGCAATTTTTAAGTTGGGCAACCCAACTTAAACATTGCATGATTGTTAAGTTGGGTTGCCCCTACTTAACAATCATGCAATTTTGATGAAACCACAGGAAAcaccacctgttcctcattCTACAAGTATCTTAGGCTGGACGTACCATGCAGGGCATTAAAAGCATATTTCATGCCACAAATCAGCCAAACTGACCTCTGACACAATCACACTGTAGAGGTCACCGTATAGACCAGCTTGCTGGGCAAAGACATAGTATGTCGGTGTGGAAAAAAAGATGCCAAGGGCCCTTGTCAGAGAAGGATGGGTGCAGTAAGAAAGGGAGAGATTGTATTCACGCAGGAAGGAGGTGAGCGAAGTAGACTGACGAGGGAAGAACTTCAGAGCCATAGGGGTTCCTGAAGGGAGTGAAGCAAGACAACATGTGGTGAATGTTACAACATCTAATCAGGTTTTGTCATAGGATGTCAAAAAGCTGTCAGCAACGATGGAATGTGAGTGTTGTCCATCATTGACACTTTGAACAAATATAACTTCCCCTTTGGGACGACTCTGTTACACATCTAAACCCCAGTTGCGGCAACTCTATCTCAGAGAATGTGCCAAAGCACTTCATTACAGCAACAGAAGCGCAAAAGGTTAAATGAACGCTATCAAAATACAGATCTGTCCTCACATTACTGCAGCGCTGACCCTACACGACATGTGTAGTTTTTTCATTAGAAAGAAACCCGAGCCTGAGATAAATATGCTGCAGTGGAGATATATACAAACACCCATT
Protein-coding regions in this window:
- the sbk3 gene encoding putative serine/threonine-protein kinase SBK3 — its product is MTAAAAQELDERCFLSAQSMHSLKVSEHFQVVKLLGEGSYGKVMLAVHRKRGTPMALKFFPRQSTSLTSFLREYNLSLSYCTHPSLTRALGIFFSTPTYYVFAQQAGLYGDLYSVIVSEVGVGEECVQRVMAQLSGAVTHLHSLGFVHRDIKPENIFLCDSACRWVKLGDFGLTRAIGSTVRAVWYESPFCTPEVEPAKKAEKEWERRQRDGNEEEMEDIWITVEPCIDSWALGVLVYCLLTSCFPWEESTLDDRGYRRYKEWFNREAEKEGKIRDGEWIDVEEIDSYTIMKTEQMDNPPPPQFDGLSALAMTLFKELLHPEPKRRGNPEEILSYLGGPWLMETEREEERKAEEAEKEARKIREAGGVTEEIIREGRGER